Proteins co-encoded in one Amaranthus tricolor cultivar Red isolate AtriRed21 chromosome 7, ASM2621246v1, whole genome shotgun sequence genomic window:
- the LOC130818448 gene encoding uncharacterized protein LOC130818448 gives MECVQNTFLKGLMKNHLSIEMVITVTRGLSRARRENEGDEGVDESHEYYNCRYVSASKASWCILGFEIHHRTPSVERLSFHLPGEHTVMFNDDDTIDDVMSRPLNERSMFMA, from the exons ATGGAATGTGTTCAAAACACATTCCTAAAAGGTTTAATGAAGAACCATTTGTCGATAGAGATGGTTATCACTGTTACTAGAG GTTTATCTAGAGCACGGAGAGAAAATGAAGGCGATGAAGGCGTTGATGAAAGTCATGAATACTATAATTGTAGATATGTGTCCGCAAGTAAAGCTTCTTGGTGCATCTTAGGATTTGAGATTCATCATCGGACTCCATCAGTGGAGAGGCTTAGTTTTCACTTGCCAGGTGAACATACTGTTATGTTCAATGATGATGACACAATTGATGATGTAATGTCAAGGCCGTTGAATGAGAGATCAATGTTCATGGCTTAG
- the LOC130818165 gene encoding uncharacterized protein LOC130818165 isoform X1, with the protein MTEIYQDFMGICETYGYPDVSITFTCNLKWPEITRFVNSRGLRLEDRPDIRSRVFKMKLDNMVKDLKRENLFGRVLTLVYSIEFQKGELPHAHIVLFLHRDDKISNPVDIDKFISVEMLDKEENPHCMHW; encoded by the exons ATGACTGAAATATATCAGGATTTTATGGGTATATGCGAGACATATGGGTATCCAGATGTATCTATTACATTTACGTGTAATTTAAAGTGGCCTGAGATTACCCGTTTTGTCAATTCTAGAGGTTTGCGTTTAGAAGATCGGCCAGATATACGGTCTCGAGTTTTTAAAATGAAGTTGGACAATATGGTTAAGGATCTGAAGAGAGAAAATTTGTTTGGAAGAGTACTTACAT TGGTATATAGTATTGAATTCCAAAAAGGAGAACTTCCACATGCACATATAGTACTGTTCTTGCACCGCGATGATAAGATTTCTAATCCAGTTGATATCGACAAATTTATCTCCGTCGAGATGCTTGACAAGGAGGAGAACCCTCATTGTATGCATTGGTGA
- the LOC130818165 gene encoding uncharacterized protein LOC130818165 isoform X2, translating into MGSNINIIVERNPSEARLYELGIKSWPKWGCPPGRITLKYDATETCYFLKGKVKAYPKGSTNNDGVEFGAGDVVIFPKGLSCVWDVSISVDKYYKFDPPS; encoded by the exons ATGGGATCAAATATCAATATCATAGTTGAGAGAAATCCTTCAGAAGCTCGTTTATATGAACTGGGCATCAAGTCTTGGCCAAA ATGGGGTTGCCCACCAGGAAGAATAACATTGAAATATGATGCGACAGAAACGTGTTATTTTTTGAAAGGAAAAGTGAAAGCATACCCAAAAGGATCAACAAATAATGATGGAGTTGAGTTTGGTGCTGGAGATGTTGTGATTTTCCCCAAAGGACTTAGTTGCGTATGGGATGTTTCTATTTCAGTCGATAAATATTACAAGTTTGATCCTccttcataa